The Anabas testudineus chromosome 5, fAnaTes1.2, whole genome shotgun sequence region CAGCATCTGTAATACACTGTGTCATGCAGTATGTAATTTGTTTAGGGTGCAGTTGTCTCTCTGATCTGCTCAAAGGTTGAGGGTCAAATGTTTGAAACAAGTTTTTACACAGTGCATACTAAGAGGTTATCATCAGACTGAGCAGATTAAAGAGctcttttatttctcagttaAATAGGGGTTTGTTCTCACAAGGCCCTAAGTGTCGACTAAGCATGTGAAAGTGAGCGATTGCATTGTTTTGCACTGCAGCTACTCTTTCATAACATCTGATGTAATATATTGTATGTTTTCAATACaatttttgttgcttttgtgcaaaacaataaatcaaatcaaatcttGCAGGTGCCAGAATGAACTTTTAGGGATCCGTTTGTGTTGTTCACATTAATGTGTGCAGATGTTATTAATACACTTTGGCAGTGCGTTGATGTGTTTATCACAGACACTAAAGATGCTCAATTAGAAACATAGAGCATGTGGATATGCTTTTTGGTTGATTTTCTTGTTATCAAAAAGTTCCACTATCACTTGAGTACACAAGGCCACTATCAGATAATCACAAGATGAACTACACAACCACattactgtaatgtaattactgcagttttatacaaatataattaatCTTACTGAGAATAAgacattatttaataaatgtaggCCATTTTTAATCACATTCTTAGTTCTTACAGCATGAGTTAATCACATTCTTAGTTCTTACAACATGAGTtaattctttgtgttttcttcctctcttcccctcCGTCCTTCTGTCCTTTTCATCCTTAATATGCTACCTGCCTTCCTCCTTCCTGTGACGGCAGTGTGGCTTCTTCCGACGGGCTCactacaaagacaaactgcCTCAGTACCACGCAGTGAAGATTCCTCGCGAGGACCGGCCACAGTTCCAGACTGAGAAGTCAGGAGTTGTCCATAAAAAGGAATGGGCCACGCACTGGAGTGATGGGACCTTGTAACTCCCTCGGAagcactgactgactgaattaACTCAAATCATCAAATGTGGCACTCATTTTGTCTTTGCATTGGTACTAACGGACtaaaaaaatgtgcacataGACTGAGATCATGTGTACGCTGTATTGCGTCAGTACTTGCGTAATGGCAGCCTGTTAAACTGTGATTGGGTCTATGCTCTCCTATACTGTAGCCCATTGATGGTCGGCCTCGGATGGTCTATTTATACTGTGCGTCTATCAGTGTTAGAATCAGTTTAGCTGCTCAGTGATTTTCACAGACTGCACAGATGCTCACTACCTGTCATCAGTCCTGACTGGCACAACAAACAAGGACAGAAAATTACAACTCAAAGACATGCATGgatacacaaaaatacagtataatgatagttacatacagacacactggaCATTGTTGATAAAGAAGCGACTGCCCGTGAAAAAGACTATTACTGtaagactgaaaacagagatgggcactaaaaacacatttttttatatatcttttAGTTAGCAATAGTAAACAATGGGAAAATGCCAGTATGTAACAAACACGTAAAGTATAGCAATGCTGAACACTGAATAGGATCTGGACTAACTAACTGCTGTGGTCTGGCAGAAAGTTCACCTGgtggtttttatattttcttaatcAAGCAAAAGAAAGTCTTCTAAATAAGGAACCTTTTCAGTTTGTatcttttgcttttgttgttaatttctcagtcaaatgtactgtacatcaatAGTCGATTGCGATGACTTTAGCACTGATGAAACGCATAAAAACCAAAGGTGTCAAAATAGTGgaacaatattttaaatgcagcctGGTGCACTTGCATTGTTAGAAGTAAAATGTCAGAGCCAAAATTAGACTATTGAATGAATGTTCTGTCTTGAAAGGAAATAAAGATTTTGTCAGTAGATACatttataatgtttaaaaacatACTTTAGTGTCACATGAAACCCAGACCCCCAGTGCCACTGAATAAGAAACTTTCAAAATATGTATGAGACGTATGAGATGTGAACATGTTTCACCAGGTGATTTATGACCTTTGTATACACACTGTGGTTCCCAAACTGTTTATCTGTATTAACCTACTGGTCGCACTGCTCCTGGTGATGTACTCAAGTCAATCTCGAACTCAAGTCAGGGCGAAACTGTCGTTAATTATTTCCATACTCATATTTCCAAGTGCCTTATGGTAGAAGTGGCAGACTGAGTGCTACTGGTTGAGAACAGAAGGCTACTGCAAATTAGTTCATGCAGCCCTGAATCATCTGGTGGACACCTGTGGGCATAAATACACATCCCTCCAACACTAACACAACATGAACAGAAGATTTCTAGAAGTGCAGGGGACATCGGAATAAGACAAATGTTCTTTGGATCCAAACAGGGGTTTGATGAGGTGACTGCAAAGCATGAAGAGTCAACTTGTTTTAGGTATTGCTGGACAATCTTGTATTAGATGCATGAAACTCCTGTTGCTGTGCTGACTTTcccctgtttttttgttttttttttctgttctcatgactcagtgttttatttattttttcgTTTGGCTGCACCGTTataacactgtaaataaaataaaaggaaacaaaataaaagttgtgtcatttcattttcataagATTTTCAGAAGTGAACCGTCCTTACTGAGCTGGAATCTGTGAAAGCTGCAGAATAATTTCAGAACACCAGATGGtgacaaagttttaaaaataactatACCCTATATCTGCAATAAGAAGGGGTTATAAAGTAATGCTGATACAGCCTGCATGGTAGCATgcacatgttttaattttagagATGGGAAAGAAGATCAGCACAGTTGCAGttcagaataataataagaaatgtTACCCAGACTTTGTGTGCATTAGTGTTTTTGCAAAatcaaacacaataaatatatttgttttcttgctaAACGTTTGATGAGCGCACATATGCCCATTGTTCTTTATTATGCTAAACTCAGCTAACCAAAACACACTATACCTGTAGAACTCCCTAATGAGCATGCTAGACAGCATCAACTGGATACAGGTTTAAACAATACTAAATTTGAACTGTGAAAATGACTCATGGCTGAATTTCTAGCCAGACTAGCTAGTTTCCACTTCCATTTTAGAGTTTATGCTCAGACAAGATGATCAGCTGACTGATTGCTGACAGATTTTAGAGTTGTGCTgagataaaaaatatttgtttcagATTTACTGCACATACCAAAATCATCTTTTATAGTAATTAAAGATTATTACTGCAATATTTACTCACActttctgacatggttgttatTTACAGATATGTTTTGGCTATCTGTAAAAGAAGACAGGGATGTAGTCTTGAGACTGAATGAGAACACCTGATTGGTCTTTCAGCTGACCTGTGCTAAATCAGAACCTATAATCCTTAAGGTGAAACTGCCTTCAATCAAAAAAAACAACGTTATCTTAAGCAAAATAGCAAAGGTTACacataaatgttaaattttatGATCACGTCAGAGAGAGTGAATTAGGTTTTTCTTTAATCCAAAAGCTTATGATCTTATTATAGTAATGACAACTAATTCCCCCCTGGATCCCTCAGATGTCGTGCCGGTTGCCATGGCAGTTAAACAGGAACTGTACGACTGCGTGTGTGTTGAAGTTTAAGCGGATTGTCACCCATTAGACACTTTGATGAGCCAAATCTGTTGATGTCTCATCCAGTATTGGGGAAGTGACTAATACAGTAattacagacatacacaaacactaataCTGCGAACACGTGTGTGAGTGAGGCCCACTGAGGCAAAGAAAGAGGCGTAGCCCATGTACGTAAATCTCAGTCTCACAAATAAAGCATCAAGTTGTCTTTGTTTGCAATAAAGGTCAAAGGAactcatgtttaaaaaaatggatCAATTCATTCTTCTTTGTCAGAAACTTATTACTGTGAATATTTCATCAACACCAGAAATGTTCCTTTACATATACTACATCTTATCTTCAACATGAGCCTGATCAATTCAGCCTGCACTCAACAAGCCCTctgaatgacaacaaatatcTATGGCATTAATTGAGGCCACTCTGAAGCTGATCTTTCAGTAATGAATGAATCGCTAATACTGCTGCAAACCTCAAGGTGTGAGATGACATTCGATTGTGATAAGGAAAGATGCTCTCGTTCAGAAACATTAGCTCTTgtgcaaaatattaaaaaagagaattatagtattttttatttgcccTGACATTCTGCTGTTGGTTTCTCTTTCTACgggtttgttactttgttcactACTGATACATGATTACCTAGATAATGAGTGTTTCCAGATATTGTATGTCTGTACATGCAGTTAAGACGACTGGCAACAGGGACGTGGGGATCAGAGCCCATTTTCAGGGATTTATCTGTTTAATAACTTGTAGAGTTGTGTTGCACTACCCTAAGGGCCACATAATAAGACACTCTGGTGCTCCGTCATCTCTAATGTCCTGATCCTGCTAAATGGACTGGGTTAAGTCTCACATAAGGGACggtttcttcctctgttgtGTCCCCTGCTTCCCTTTGCGCACTAGCATCTTTCTCAAGCTCTCCTTAGGGTTTTGGGCAAATGACCGTGAGGTGTATAAAAGACCCGGCAAGGATGTTACCACCGCTGAAGTTGGTCAGGACACTGTACAAAGAGGACTTAACCCTGACTAGGACGAGCCCTTCTTCTGTTCTCCAGGAGCTGAGCCTTTGAAGTCAACAGGTGTTACTGGGCAACGATCCCCTTCCTCTTCTTATCCCACCTTTGTCATCAGCCTTCACCCGACCTCCTCTCCAGCCTGACACCATGGACACAGCTGCAGTGGGGACTCTTCTGGCTCTGCTTATGGCAATGGCTGGCGTCAGTCAGGCTCTTCGCATCCAAGGCggtctggacaaaaatgatATGGTGCCAGGCAGCTCAGAGGAGAACATAGATGATCGCCTGCTGGAGCTGGTGAGACATCAAACCGCTCACAAtcttgaattaaaaaatgtttatttaatgccTTATCTCTCTGGTTTATATGAACCTCAAGGTCTTTATCCACAGCATGGTAGACTGGCTGAGTTACAACCCCCAGGGTTTGTGTTGCAACCCCAAGTGTAGTTAACGCTTTTGATGTTTACAACATGTCTTTGTAGggtttttttaaaattcaaaagcTGACTTTTGATGCTGGCTTTTTCTTTCTATGTGGGTGtgaatttatgtgtgtgtgctctgcaggagagtgaaaacacagaaaacagcattGATGATCGTCTGCTGACCTCGGTGTTGAGAGCTCTGCTGCTCGGATCTCAGAGAGAAACCAGGAACTCTGTCCTCCATCAGCCACAGAGGTCAGTGAGAGGAAAGAATCTAtttatcacaaacacacaaaaaacactgaattaaaaccACACATTTACCCGTCCACTCAGCGGCGTTTgggtaaaaacattttctgacagcCTTGCTGCATCTACAAATGTCATGTTAGGGCCACtaaaggattttcagaaaaGTTGAGGTTAAAAGGGCTCCTGAAGTCATCAACATCCAGCTGTATTACAAGAGCCATGCTGGTAAATTCAAAATGCAGTTACCCATTCGTAATTATTTTCCATTCCTGAAATTACCATGTGTACCATTTTTACAAATGAGAATGTACAAATGTGACATTGttattttggatttatttacatgtgGTGTATGGACCCACCTTGAGCCCTTGAAATAAAGATACAGTTTGACTGGAGCTGCTCCTGTTTCTCATCCCTCGCAGGTTTGGTCGTGGCTCCAGAGGGCAGGCGGTGCCAGAGGATCAGGTACATACCCGTGACTGGGAGGCTGCTCCAGGTCAGATTTGGAGTATGGCTGTGCCCCAGAGGTTCGGCAAGAAATAAACTGGCAGCAGCCAGAATCAAACATCATTTTTGTGGTTCAAGGCCACACAGTGAGTGGAAGTGGAGAGACTATGTTTGAATGACTAAATCTGAATCACATTAAACATaatcacattatttttattatcatccCTGCCCGTTAGACCCTGTTGACATCCAACATTTCTTAAAAAGATGACttgagttttcattttgtcctcATTTCTAACACTGCAAAGCATGACGACTGGTGTCTACAGTATTATAGGTCATCGGAACAGACCTCAAATAAAAGAGCCTTGAACTTGAAAAAGCtaaactgaagtgtgtgtgtttattgtgacTACTGTAAAAAGATCAAGGTCCAGAACCTAACAGAGGCAATGTCAACATTTATGtgaaaaattttttttttttcagattttggTATTTCTTAAAAAGACTAAGACTATAATATTATGTAGTTCAGGAACAACTTGCACTTGCTCACGACGACCTGAGCAGAGAACTAATCAGACCACAGcgaaaacacacaacaaattaatatctgtgctgtgtttatgatTACTAAACAGCTTGCATTGAAGTTAGCACTAGTAATTTTATTGGTAACAAGGCTAAATCAGTTTGCACTGATTCCAGTTTGATTCCTAGAGAGTTTCCAGAGTGAAGCGggcctgtgtttttctgtgttactatttaatgttttaaatcagCAACGTTCACAACGTTGTTGTTAGGACAGAAAGAGTTTATGCTATTTTGATTAAATTCTTTAGACCAAAATAAGTATTGTGTTATAGCTCTATAAAGGACGAAATATGATAATGATATTGTCCAGTTGGCTCCCTGATACAAACTGATGATACCAAGtcaaacatgtaaaaaatgGGTCCAGTAGGTTTATTAATTAGTGTCAATAGGTACATTCAAAAGTGAACACTGaactaatttaaattaatttacaatttaCTTAATTGCAACGCTTTTGACAGGACTATGTGAAAGGCACAATCTGTTAACTGTTACAATAACACACGTTGGCAGCTCTGAACAGTGTTAGCCTCTGTTTTACCAGTaatgacttttttgtttttattcatttagctactgactttttaaatgtgacaaaacacCTGCTACTAATGTACAAACATAGTGACCAGCTGCAGGAAAGAATAGAGTTTCTTTTTAGAAGGCGAAAAAGATAATTAGATCATATTATGAGTGACTTTCACTAAAagatgtctgtatgtgtgtacactCAAAACCAGAAGTGTAGCAACAAATACAAAGCCAGGGagatatgaaaaacaaacaagggaACGGGACGCATGTTTAGACACAAAATAGACGAAGAGGGAGAGATCAGGGCGTGAGTGCTCCTGTCCACCCAGCTGTAGCCTCTGATCTGCACGGATGAATTAAAGAAAGACACAACTCATCTGAATTTCATGAGTCTGCAGGGGGCTTCAGCAAAACTCTGTGTGAAGCAATtaaagcagacagagaaaagagggatAGAGGGAGATAGAAAACACAGATTGATGCAGAGGTTGGTTTGATATAAAGGTTGTCCTTGTCACCTTCTGTACACAGAAGCACTTCAGATAAATGCCTTGTCCTTACATGTCTAAGTCTGCCTTGCTGACCTTTCCTCGACCCTTAACTCCCACTTTCCCTCATGGTCATCATGTTGGAATGCAGCCATCttgaacagagagagggaggtctCATCCGTTATCAGCCACGGCAGTGACACAGCACAATTCGTCACACACAGCAGGCTGTGATGCCTATAAGGTGGCTGGATGATGATTTACTGGAGTGATTCAGACTCATCTTTAGTTCCCTGTTGTAACTTTAATGCTAGATAATGAAGattataattaatgttaattaatacaCATCAATACACATTACTATTTTAATTAGTATTTTTACCTATTTCAGTTGATTTCCTATAAATCATGTGTAGTTTACAACAATCCAAATATTGCAGCTCTGTTATTgatgttagattttttttaatgtataaatacaaTCAGGTTATTttccattcatttattcatattataCCAATGTTTGCCAGCAGATACTAGCTGTAAAAATAGCACCATATTTTTTTCAAGCACTGACCAGACTGTTTCTCAGTGCTGTAGCTAAAGCTAGAACAAAGGAAGAGACACAGTTTAGCTCAGCAATATTGCTGTAACATAGCCAATGTGAAACTAGACCATCTGGGTCCCGTtccacacacaacaaaacatcattCAGATGAATTAATGACATTTGAAACATTGCTAGTAACTAAAAACAATATGGTTTGGTTCAGACTGTGGGCTTGcttaacaaagaaaacagtaacAGTCACTTCCCTTTTCTGTTAATAAGTTTAGTGCTTAGGTACTTGGAGATGGTACAGCTCAATTGTGACAGATTTCTTATCATACCAAAATACTTTAAATAGAATCTAATGGAAGCCTTGACAGTaggaaggaaaaataaaaaaattaaaagcttGTACACAATATGCATTGTAGTTAAACatgtataatttatataaacacTGTGGTCTGGATGGAAAGGATTGTTCACAGGAACATAACTGACCACAACCTCATATTATGAAGTACGCTGTCATTTGTGTGAGAGATAATTAGCTGGATAAATGAAAGCACAGggactgtgtgcatgtgggtaGCTTGATTAGATGATTCCCAAGAGTGCATAAGTCTGtcagtggtttgtttctgttatttccCTGACTTGCATTGGTTAAAACCtcaacattaaataatatgGAATATTATAGAAGATTGTAGTTTGGGGCCTTGGGTGTACCATAGCGTCATGGTACTTATCATAGATAAAATAAGATTCACTTTATTTGTCTCAATAAggaacttaaaaataaaaagagtaaTGACAATGTTAAGCACATAAGCACATGTAAACTATTATTTCTGTGGccaaagacataaaataattaatagtGAGTCCTTTTACAGGTCAGAATAATTTAGAAATTCAGCCTTTTTCTTTAAAGCTTGCTCAACCAGAGACACAAACGCTGTGCTGGAATACAGTAAGACCTGacaaaaatgtgcaatttttCTTCTCGTTCAGTGTAAACATCACAAGTTGTAAAGGAAAATGTGCAGCCAGCTGTTGTCAGCCCACTCTGTCCTACACACTCAGCATGTGGTCTCTTATAACACAAAGACATAATTCAGGAGAAGCTCTTAATACACTGACAGCTTTTTATTATCGCTCTCGTTCTTTGACTCGCAGCTACAAGATATAGAAAAAGTGCCTTTTGTGTGATGACGGTTTTGTGAGCAGAGCAACATAATGCTTGAATTAAAAATTGAATTggttgtgatgtttttatttatttatttctggaGACAGAGTGCTTCTAAGGTGAAATCACTTACTATGGGAGAGAAAATATTCTCTTTATCCAGCTCCTCGAAATGGcataaaacatcacacattACATTTAGCCTTGTGGCCCAGCGGTCTGGGGTGTGTGCCATGTGGTCACTTCATCCACTGGGGCCTTGGCTGCATGCCTCCTCCCCTTTGCTGTTTCGCCATATCTCTTGGGTATTTTAGGATTAAAATGAATGGGGGACTGTTACACATAAAATCATGCATGAAGATCTTATGGGCAtactgtgtgtgaataaaagtTGCATGGACATTTTTGTGGTtctaattaaaatgcatttattgaGTCTGAAGACTGCAGACTTCACCACACATCTGTAGTCCAATACAGGTATAATAAGGAAAAAGAACGTGTGGAATAAAAAGATGATATTTCTGGAATAGTAATGGAGTAAAAATGACCCATGTTCTTCCCAAAATGTGCCACAGATGTAGAACAAAACACCAGCCATATGCTACTTAGCTGGTGTCAGGTGTCAGGGCCCTGTAGATGTGTGATATAGGGACACTCAGGCTACAGACGATCAATAAAAATTGTGCTGGCCAGGCAGCAGCGAAGACAAGCTTGGTCAGTTTAGCTTAGATAATCCAAATTGCGcctgtttttattgctgtgagAGGTTTATATGCAGTTCTAAGTTAAATGTGCAGGAGAGTGTGAGTGGTACTATTTGCTCTTTGTATTTGAAAAGCTGTGTAGGTTATATTTAAGCATGTGTAGGCaggtgattttaaaaatactttctcTTGAAGCAGAAGCCATCTTTCCGACCCATCcaagatagagacagagagagagttatGTCTTTGTCATCCTCACTCTCCCGTCTGTGCAGAGGCTGCTGCAGAACAGCCCTGAGCTCAGACATCCaatgaaaacagaattaaatgtgAGTAGAGGGTGGGACTTAGCGTGGAAGAGAGTCCGGCACAGCAAATGAGAGCGAAGGAGAGGTGTTCCCAGCCTAGAATGTCCTTGCCTCAGTGCTGAGAGCCAGGAGAGACTGAGAGGAAGGATAGTGAAGCCAGAACAGACACACCAGCAGGTGCTGaggataacaaaaaaaaagaaaaggagtaGAACAGAAATAGGCTGTGGAAAAGCAGGAAAATCAAGGAAAAGTGTTGAAGATAAAAGTACAGAGCAGGAAATTGTGAGatagaaacaaaataattcaattttttttcattaaactGGAGTACAGAGCACATCTATCTTCTTTTTCAGCCACCTTCACTGAGAGCTTTACTCTCCTTCTCTTGTGTGgattttcct contains the following coding sequences:
- the npffl gene encoding pro-FMRFamide-related neuropeptide FF like, which encodes MDTAAVGTLLALLMAMAGVSQALRIQGGLDKNDMVPGSSEENIDDRLLELESENTENSIDDRLLTSVLRALLLGSQRETRNSVLHQPQRFGRGSRGQAVPEDQVHTRDWEAAPGQIWSMAVPQRFGKK